One stretch of Tepiditoga spiralis DNA includes these proteins:
- a CDS encoding IS256 family transposase — MARRKKEEKEESNIEKLARLIARDPEVNTIKDVYEKIKELVGPLIQGMLEAELEDELGYGKYDKENKKTDNSRNGYSSKRVRTSVGEMELKIPRDRKGEYEPKIVPKYKKDISDIEGRIIGMYGLGLSTKDIVKNVEDIYGVELSAEMISKITNKILPEIREWQSRPLEEIYTFMFMDGIVFKVKDDGEIIKKTAYVVLGVNIDGFKEVLGIYIGEIESSKFWLRVLNDLKNRGIKDILIASVDGLTGFPQAIKTAFPDTIVQRCIIHQIRNTLKYVSYKDRKELVNDLKKVYKAPNKDIAYSNLQDLKENKWTKYKLALESWEKHWETISPYFDYGDDVRKIMYTTNVIESLNRQYRKATKNKTSFPNDDALLKMLYLATINATKRWTARYRNWSNVLNELSIFFNERITKYIYNS; from the coding sequence ATGGCAAGAAGAAAAAAAGAAGAAAAAGAAGAAAGCAACATTGAAAAATTAGCAAGATTAATAGCAAGGGATCCAGAGGTAAACACAATAAAAGATGTATATGAAAAGATAAAAGAATTAGTGGGACCGTTAATACAAGGGATGTTAGAAGCAGAATTAGAAGATGAATTAGGTTATGGGAAATATGATAAAGAAAACAAGAAAACAGATAATTCTAGAAATGGGTACAGTTCAAAAAGAGTAAGAACAAGTGTTGGAGAAATGGAATTAAAAATACCTAGAGATAGAAAAGGTGAATATGAGCCTAAAATAGTACCAAAGTATAAAAAAGATATCTCAGATATTGAAGGTAGAATAATAGGTATGTACGGTTTAGGATTAAGCACAAAAGATATAGTAAAGAACGTAGAGGACATATATGGTGTAGAATTATCAGCGGAAATGATAAGTAAAATAACTAATAAAATATTACCTGAAATCAGAGAATGGCAAAGCAGACCTTTAGAAGAAATATATACTTTTATGTTTATGGATGGAATAGTGTTTAAAGTAAAAGATGATGGTGAAATAATAAAAAAGACTGCATATGTTGTACTTGGTGTAAATATAGATGGATTTAAAGAAGTACTTGGTATATATATAGGTGAAATAGAATCATCAAAATTTTGGTTAAGAGTATTAAATGATTTAAAAAATAGAGGAATAAAAGATATATTAATAGCTTCTGTAGATGGATTAACAGGTTTCCCACAAGCAATAAAAACTGCTTTCCCAGATACTATAGTACAAAGATGTATAATACATCAAATAAGAAATACATTAAAATATGTTAGTTACAAAGATAGAAAAGAACTTGTTAATGATTTAAAAAAAGTATATAAAGCACCAAATAAAGATATTGCTTATTCAAACTTACAAGATTTGAAAGAAAACAAATGGACAAAATACAAATTAGCATTAGAAAGTTGGGAAAAACATTGGGAAACAATATCCCCTTATTTTGATTATGGCGATGATGTAAGAAAAATAATGTACACAACAAATGTAATAGAATCATTAAATAGACAATATAGAAAAGCAACAAAAAATAAAACATCATTTCCAAATGACGATGCATTATTGAAAATGCTTTATTTAGCAACAATAAATGCAACAAAAAGATGGACAGCTCGTTATAGAAATTGGAGCAATGTCCTAAACGAATTATCCATCTTTTTTAATGAAAGAATTACAAAATATATCTATAATTCCTAA
- the mraY gene encoding phospho-N-acetylmuramoyl-pentapeptide-transferase, giving the protein MILIISLISFFILIYIYRVYINFAKKKQLGQFIRKEGPDLHNYKEGTPTAGGIFFTLTISILSLIAFFINKESIYLIVSLSSIMYSLIGFIDDFLSINRKESTGLKSFEKLLLQLIVSSILFFVINYFNSHDYTNIPFFNLKLNFGLLYPIWVILYLAGMSNASNLTDGLDGLSGGIFIISAFFTILITSAPKELLFILIIPVIAYLMFNIKPAKLFMGDTGSLALGGILGSIAVYYSAEFFTIFTCFIFLTEMFSVIIQVSSYKIRKKRVFLMSPIHHHFELKNWSEERVVMYFWIINFLMGLIAIGGLK; this is encoded by the coding sequence ATGATATTAATTATCTCTTTAATTTCATTTTTTATTCTTATATATATTTATCGGGTTTATATAAATTTTGCAAAGAAAAAACAACTTGGACAATTTATAAGAAAAGAAGGTCCAGACCTTCATAACTATAAAGAAGGAACACCAACTGCTGGTGGAATATTTTTTACATTAACTATTTCTATTTTATCTTTAATTGCATTTTTTATAAATAAAGAATCAATTTATTTAATAGTTTCATTATCTTCAATAATGTACTCTTTAATTGGATTTATAGATGATTTTTTAAGTATTAATAGAAAAGAATCAACTGGACTAAAATCATTTGAAAAATTACTATTGCAATTAATTGTATCGTCAATATTATTTTTTGTAATAAATTATTTTAATTCACATGATTATACAAATATACCATTTTTTAATCTTAAATTAAATTTTGGACTACTCTATCCAATTTGGGTAATTTTATATTTAGCTGGTATGTCAAATGCATCAAATTTAACAGATGGACTCGATGGATTATCGGGTGGAATTTTTATAATATCAGCATTTTTTACAATATTAATAACTTCTGCACCAAAAGAATTATTATTTATATTAATAATTCCCGTGATTGCTTATTTAATGTTTAATATAAAACCAGCTAAATTATTTATGGGAGATACAGGTTCTCTTGCACTTGGTGGAATTTTAGGAAGTATAGCAGTTTATTATTCTGCAGAATTTTTTACTATATTTACATGTTTTATATTCTTAACAGAAATGTTTAGCGTTATAATACAAGTAAGTAGCTATAAGATAAGAAAAAAAAGAGTATTTTTAATGTCTCCTATTCATCATCATTTTGAATTAAAAAACTGGTCTGAAGAAAGAGTAGTAATGTATTTTTGGATTATAAACTTTTTAATGGGCTTAATAGCTATTGGGGGTTTAAAATGA
- a CDS encoding UDP-N-acetylmuramoyl-L-alanyl-D-glutamate--2,6-diaminopimelate ligase produces the protein MTISKILGLLKNEIIKSSINLPENFEITSIKDNCENVEKNDVFVAIKGEIFDGHDFIQTSYKRGAVLFIVESDKNIPEKASYIKVKNTRKALSEIAFNFSNINSDNFKIFGVTGTNGKSTTVSLIHHLLRESKKTSTLIGTVEIKINDEVIDEPYNTTPGSLKLASILKESKEKNVEFINMEVSSHSIEQKRVENIKFDIIAYTNITRDHLDYHSTFEEYKNVKLSLVKNLKKDGKVILNIDNLKKEELKNVDKDKIITYGFSEDADYVIKDVSKSIYQMNFKIKTPEGSELSIYSSIVGDFNASNITLALISTKLMGLSYEEIKHGIITFSGVPGRFQLVPNSKNLGFSVVIDFAHTPDALEQVLKTAKDITTGRVIIVFGAGGHADVGKRKIMGAVASKYSDITILTTDDPKDDDPEKIIEDVKKGIDVNKNFIVIPNRKTAINAAINFANREDIVIIAGRGHELFQLFAKGKKVRFNDFEVAHEIIENLRRSMKK, from the coding sequence ATGACTATTAGTAAAATTTTGGGATTATTAAAAAATGAAATAATAAAAAGCTCTATTAATCTCCCAGAAAATTTTGAAATAACATCTATAAAAGATAACTGTGAAAATGTAGAAAAAAACGATGTTTTTGTTGCAATAAAAGGGGAGATTTTTGATGGACATGATTTTATTCAAACATCTTATAAAAGGGGAGCTGTTTTATTTATAGTTGAAAGTGATAAAAATATTCCTGAGAAAGCTTCTTACATAAAAGTAAAAAATACAAGAAAGGCTTTATCAGAAATTGCTTTTAATTTCAGTAATATAAATTCTGATAATTTTAAAATTTTTGGTGTTACTGGAACTAACGGAAAGTCAACAACTGTATCTTTAATTCATCATCTATTAAGAGAATCAAAGAAAACATCTACTTTAATAGGAACTGTTGAAATAAAAATAAATGATGAAGTAATTGATGAACCATACAATACAACACCTGGTTCTTTAAAATTAGCTTCTATTTTAAAAGAAAGCAAAGAAAAAAATGTTGAATTTATTAATATGGAAGTTTCTTCACATTCAATAGAACAAAAAAGAGTTGAAAATATAAAGTTTGATATAATAGCTTATACTAACATAACAAGGGATCATCTTGATTATCATTCGACATTTGAAGAGTATAAAAATGTAAAACTTTCTTTAGTTAAAAATTTAAAAAAAGATGGAAAAGTTATATTAAATATAGACAATTTAAAAAAAGAAGAATTAAAGAATGTAGATAAAGATAAAATTATAACTTATGGATTTTCTGAAGATGCTGATTATGTAATAAAAGATGTATCTAAAAGTATTTATCAAATGAACTTTAAAATAAAGACACCTGAAGGATCAGAATTATCAATATATTCTTCTATTGTTGGAGATTTCAATGCTTCAAATATTACATTAGCATTAATTAGTACAAAATTAATGGGATTGAGCTACGAAGAAATAAAACATGGAATAATAACTTTTTCCGGTGTTCCAGGAAGATTTCAATTAGTTCCAAATAGCAAAAATTTAGGATTTTCTGTTGTAATAGATTTTGCTCATACTCCAGATGCTTTGGAACAAGTTTTAAAAACAGCAAAAGATATAACAACAGGCAGAGTCATTATTGTTTTTGGAGCTGGTGGTCATGCTGATGTTGGAAAAAGAAAAATTATGGGTGCAGTTGCGAGTAAATATTCAGATATAACAATATTAACTACAGACGATCCAAAAGATGATGATCCAGAAAAGATTATTGAAGATGTAAAAAAAGGAATAGACGTAAACAAAAACTTTATAGTAATACCAAACAGAAAAACAGCTATAAATGCCGCAATAAACTTTGCTAATAGAGAAGATATAGTAATAATAGCAGGAAGAGGTCATGAGCTTTTCCAATTATTTGCAAAAGGAAAAAAGGTTAGATTCAATGATTTTGAAGTAGCTCATGAAATAATTGAAAATCTTAGAAGGAGCATGAAAAAATGA
- the murD gene encoding UDP-N-acetylmuramoyl-L-alanine--D-glutamate ligase: MNICLVGYGKSNKSLLKFLIDQAHNITVSNNSPFNEETKKYFKENNVIFEEKHGDLLKNTQLAIMSPGVSPESIAGKIVLENNINYTTEIEYSWSFIKGQNPNSIFIGVTGTNGKTTTTTLINHIIQESDYSSMTCGNIGKPLIELPTNLNFYVVEVSSFQMFWSKKFFPEISIILNLAPDHLNWHRSIEEYYNSKLIMAERTLASGGLVLLNKSIKTNNSSERILFFDKEFIKNNILNYKNISIKIENDFLNMEIYKENTVAAILTTLNLNIPNSIIQEAIKTYSPEKHRLEFCGKINNINFYDDSKATNVHAAYNAYLSFRNKDYIAILSGEPKNEDMSQLIEELNKNSIAVFVCGDMKKEVKKYNYSKKFYFEENLKDIVKKALNFNTKNVVLSPAGASYDLYKNYIERGNDFKKFIKELRE, encoded by the coding sequence ATGAATATTTGTCTTGTAGGTTATGGAAAAAGCAATAAAAGTCTTTTAAAATTCTTAATTGATCAAGCACACAATATTACTGTAAGTAATAATTCACCTTTTAATGAAGAAACAAAAAAGTACTTTAAAGAAAATAATGTAATATTTGAAGAAAAACATGGAGATTTATTAAAAAATACTCAATTAGCTATAATGAGTCCTGGAGTATCCCCTGAAAGTATTGCTGGAAAAATTGTTCTTGAAAATAACATAAATTATACAACTGAAATTGAATATTCATGGTCATTTATAAAAGGACAAAATCCAAATTCAATATTTATAGGAGTTACGGGAACTAATGGCAAAACAACAACAACGACATTAATAAATCATATAATACAAGAATCTGATTATTCATCCATGACATGTGGAAATATTGGAAAACCTTTAATTGAATTACCAACTAATTTAAATTTTTATGTTGTTGAAGTTAGTTCATTTCAAATGTTTTGGTCAAAAAAATTTTTTCCTGAAATATCAATAATATTAAACCTTGCACCTGATCATTTAAATTGGCATAGAAGTATTGAAGAATATTATAATAGTAAATTAATTATGGCTGAAAGAACTTTAGCATCTGGTGGATTAGTTTTGTTAAATAAAAGTATAAAAACAAATAATTCTTCTGAAAGAATACTGTTTTTTGATAAAGAATTCATAAAAAATAACATATTAAATTATAAAAATATTTCTATAAAAATAGAAAATGATTTTTTAAATATGGAAATATACAAAGAAAATACAGTTGCAGCTATCTTAACAACATTAAATTTAAATATACCAAATTCTATAATACAAGAAGCAATTAAAACGTACTCACCAGAAAAACATAGATTAGAATTTTGTGGAAAAATAAATAATATAAATTTTTATGATGATTCAAAAGCAACAAATGTTCATGCAGCATACAATGCTTACTTGAGTTTTAGAAATAAAGATTATATTGCTATTTTATCTGGAGAACCTAAAAATGAAGATATGTCACAATTAATAGAAGAACTAAATAAAAATTCAATAGCTGTCTTTGTTTGTGGAGATATGAAAAAAGAAGTTAAAAAATATAATTACTCAAAAAAATTTTATTTTGAAGAAAATTTAAAAGACATAGTAAAAAAAGCTTTAAACTTTAATACTAAAAATGTAGTATTATCTCCAGCTGGAGCAAGTTATGATTTATACAAAAATTATATAGAAAGAGGAAATGATTTCAAAAAATTTATTAAAGAGTTGAGAGAATAA
- a CDS encoding FtsW/RodA/SpoVE family cell cycle protein yields the protein MEKQIKKNILLYLIVLGITLIFGIFFVYSSLFAMEELNGINPKTKLLNYIIAMTIGTVGGIISFVFGKVLIKSKSFMISMYIFLNSFLFIVLFFSHNVANVNRWLYFGSFQFQPSELAKLLIPAIIAHYYYIKTKSNFLFDLLIPVIICGIPIFLIYKEPDLSTSVIISFISIISIFLAIKKFKYQSILILTVITITIFAFIFKDNLLHSYQLQRLNNSDNYQTQQSLKAIENGGVLGTSPFNGKYKYRVPASYSDFIMSVIGEEWGKLGIILVITLFLFLSWNLITMAYTTKNLLTIVYSCTTAMWIFVQVTINALVGLGVKGIPVTGVTLPLMSYGNTSLIITLTAIGLSLGLIYFNSLGSEQIEKN from the coding sequence ATGGAAAAACAAATAAAAAAAAATATACTACTTTATTTAATTGTTTTAGGAATAACCCTAATATTTGGAATTTTTTTTGTATATAGCTCATTATTTGCCATGGAAGAATTAAATGGTATAAATCCAAAAACAAAGTTATTAAATTACATAATAGCAATGACAATAGGAACTGTTGGAGGAATAATTTCTTTTGTATTTGGAAAAGTGTTAATAAAATCAAAATCATTTATGATTTCAATGTATATATTTTTAAATTCTTTTTTATTCATTGTATTATTCTTTTCTCATAATGTAGCTAATGTAAATAGATGGCTTTACTTTGGATCCTTTCAATTTCAACCATCAGAATTAGCAAAACTATTGATACCAGCAATTATAGCCCATTATTATTATATAAAAACAAAAAGTAATTTTTTATTTGATTTACTAATACCAGTAATAATCTGTGGAATACCTATATTTTTGATTTATAAAGAACCAGATCTAAGTACATCAGTTATAATATCTTTTATATCAATAATATCTATATTTTTAGCTATAAAAAAATTTAAATATCAAAGCATTTTAATTTTAACTGTAATAACCATTACAATTTTTGCTTTTATTTTTAAAGATAACCTTTTACACTCATATCAATTACAAAGATTAAATAATTCTGATAATTATCAAACACAGCAATCATTAAAAGCTATTGAAAATGGGGGAGTACTTGGAACATCACCTTTTAATGGAAAATACAAATATAGAGTTCCAGCATCCTACAGTGATTTTATAATGTCTGTAATAGGTGAAGAATGGGGAAAATTAGGTATTATATTAGTAATAACTTTATTTTTATTTTTATCTTGGAATTTAATAACTATGGCATACACTACAAAAAACTTATTAACAATAGTATATTCATGTACAACAGCTATGTGGATATTTGTTCAAGTAACAATAAATGCTTTAGTTGGCCTTGGAGTTAAAGGTATACCAGTTACAGGTGTTACTCTACCTTTAATGAGCTATGGAAATACATCATTAATAATTACATTAACTGCAATAGGTTTATCTTTAGGTTTAATATACTTCAATTCATTAGGAAGTGAACAAATTGAAAAAAATTAA
- a CDS encoding UDP-N-acetylglucosamine--N-acetylmuramyl-(pentapeptide) pyrophosphoryl-undecaprenol N-acetylglucosamine transferase → MKKIKVIVSGGGTGGHYTPALSFIKYLDKKYDLEVLYFVTKGRIEQKKLKKDFPKAKMEVVNLTGLKRPLYKLQNIKIILLALKETFRIKKIIKKFNPDFGFLTGGYVVGPVGKALSQLKIPFYLHEQNSIMGITNKLLSKKAKKVFTSFEMSPFIKTGNPVRIPEKEVKRSVLKNYNLDPSKKTLLIMAGSLGSEQIDDIMYNVYKKNNDINFIHITKNKNKFKEFKNVKTYEYLDNIYEIMSICDGGIFRGGATTIAEILFYELKCAIIPWSNASENHQFKNALKLKEMGLAEVFDEKNIDYNKLQNFIEKIEIKNTDFIWNIKEDESIKNIVKNIDEF, encoded by the coding sequence TTGAAAAAAATTAAAGTAATAGTATCTGGTGGAGGTACAGGTGGACATTATACTCCTGCTTTATCTTTTATAAAATATTTAGATAAAAAATATGATTTAGAAGTTTTATACTTTGTAACTAAAGGTCGTATAGAACAAAAAAAATTAAAAAAAGATTTTCCAAAAGCAAAAATGGAAGTTGTAAACTTAACAGGACTTAAAAGACCCTTGTACAAACTTCAAAATATAAAAATTATACTTTTAGCATTAAAAGAAACATTTAGAATTAAAAAAATAATTAAAAAATTTAATCCTGATTTTGGTTTTTTAACTGGTGGTTATGTCGTTGGTCCAGTTGGAAAAGCTTTAAGTCAATTAAAAATACCATTTTATTTACATGAACAAAATTCAATAATGGGTATTACCAATAAATTACTATCTAAAAAAGCTAAAAAAGTATTTACATCATTTGAAATGTCTCCTTTTATAAAAACTGGAAATCCAGTAAGAATTCCAGAAAAAGAGGTAAAAAGAAGTGTATTAAAAAATTATAATCTTGATCCTTCAAAAAAAACATTATTAATTATGGCAGGGAGTCTTGGCTCAGAACAAATTGATGATATAATGTATAATGTATATAAAAAAAATAATGATATAAACTTTATACACATAACAAAAAATAAAAATAAATTCAAAGAGTTTAAAAATGTAAAAACATATGAATATTTAGATAACATATATGAAATAATGAGTATTTGTGATGGAGGAATTTTTAGAGGAGGAGCCACAACAATAGCAGAAATTTTATTTTATGAGTTAAAATGTGCTATAATACCATGGTCAAATGCTTCTGAAAATCATCAATTTAAAAATGCTTTAAAACTTAAAGAAATGGGATTAGCAGAAGTTTTTGATGAAAAAAATATAGATTACAATAAATTACAAAATTTTATAGAAAAAATTGAAATAAAAAATACAGACTTTATATGGAATATAAAAGAAGATGAATCAATAAAAAATATAGTAAAAAATATAGATGAATTTTAG
- a CDS encoding Mur ligase family protein, which produces MTLSDLKKAKYVFKINSNEIEKNDVFVAYGKGHNYVNDAFSKGASFAVIDTEGKYIGKTIKLNNTTLDFLNESAKILNSKMTIAITGSNGKTTTKECLYYLLSPHMKTFKTPKNKNTEIGIPLSIFNEYNNEDVAILEMGLRKPGDLELLSNVYKPDVVFITNIGSSHMEFFKNKEMLSKEKMKITSGMDRGLLILNGDQNLKNIAPKNLNILTFGKNENNDGYLKDFFYYKNNTKVFYTLFGKELMLTLNGIWTEGHLLDLLSAILFTVFIKVPLDPSVLSQINLPEGRFKLYELKNKTIIDDSYNASYESFTNGFKTLERLKGKKILIMGEVLESGDKKINEKILKETKNTFDEIYFFDPQNIFSSLKVKKIKSFEELKKLLNELKGIIYIKASNGTGINSFLKEYFNNRRQ; this is translated from the coding sequence ATGACTCTTAGTGATCTAAAAAAAGCTAAGTATGTTTTTAAAATAAATTCAAATGAAATAGAAAAAAATGATGTTTTCGTAGCCTATGGAAAGGGGCACAATTATGTAAACGATGCGTTCAGTAAGGGCGCATCGTTTGCTGTTATTGATACAGAAGGAAAATATATAGGAAAAACAATAAAATTAAATAATACTACTTTAGATTTTTTAAACGAATCAGCTAAAATTTTAAACTCTAAAATGACAATAGCAATAACTGGTTCAAATGGCAAAACAACAACTAAAGAATGTTTGTATTATTTGTTGTCTCCTCATATGAAAACTTTTAAAACACCAAAAAATAAAAATACTGAAATAGGCATTCCATTGTCTATTTTTAACGAATACAACAATGAAGATGTTGCAATATTAGAAATGGGGTTAAGAAAACCAGGAGATTTAGAGTTACTTTCAAACGTATATAAACCTGATGTTGTGTTCATAACAAACATTGGCTCATCTCATATGGAATTTTTTAAAAATAAAGAAATGCTTTCAAAAGAAAAGATGAAAATAACTTCTGGTATGGACAGAGGATTACTTATATTGAATGGTGATCAAAACTTAAAAAATATTGCTCCAAAAAACTTAAATATTTTAACTTTTGGTAAAAACGAAAACAATGATGGATACTTAAAAGATTTTTTTTATTATAAAAATAATACAAAAGTTTTTTATACACTGTTTGGTAAAGAATTAATGTTAACTTTAAATGGAATTTGGACAGAAGGTCATCTTTTAGATCTTTTATCCGCAATTTTATTTACAGTTTTTATAAAAGTACCTTTAGATCCATCTGTATTATCTCAAATAAATCTACCAGAAGGCAGATTTAAGCTATATGAACTAAAAAATAAAACAATAATAGATGATTCATACAATGCATCTTATGAATCTTTTACAAATGGTTTTAAAACTCTAGAAAGATTAAAAGGAAAAAAAATATTAATAATGGGAGAAGTTTTAGAATCAGGAGACAAAAAAATAAATGAAAAAATACTAAAAGAAACAAAAAATACTTTTGATGAAATTTATTTTTTTGATCCACAAAATATCTTTTCATCACTAAAGGTAAAAAAAATAAAATCATTTGAAGAGTTAAAAAAATTATTGAATGAATTAAAAGGAATAATATATATTAAAGCATCAAATGGAACAGGAATAAACTCTTTTTTAAAAGAGTATTTTAATAATAGGAGGCAATAA
- the murC gene encoding UDP-N-acetylmuramate--L-alanine ligase: MKYFFSGIGGIGMSSLALYSYYSGNEVYGTNNEINERVEYLENKGIKINIGHTNVLPNVDVVIRSTAIKDDNPEIIEANKRGIPVLYRMEYLNNILKNNWSIGITGTDGKTSTTAMVSQIFKYAKKDPTVFLGGIHNFLEDGNFRIGSGQIIAEVDESDGYIKKSQSDVVIINNLRPDHLEHYNNDFQNLENSLKQYAKRTRDILFLNGDDPILSTWNLNVPQLLFFGQNNNCDYIMKNRKTMGRYQEFEVYYKDKFIGKITLPIPGEHYAYDALAATALAIEYGIDFNTIHEALFTYKTVNRRFNILYSNSSIFVIDDYAHTPDEISMTIDAAKEYFPNKRIITIFQPHRYTRLYRHMKGFINALEKSDEVLVYRIYSAFEKPIEGVDESKITNLLDINSKYFDDSKKLINHLIDYNNSVLLFVGAGDITKVANKVGRIFKNKNH, translated from the coding sequence ATGAAATATTTTTTTTCTGGAATAGGCGGTATTGGAATGAGTAGTCTTGCACTGTACAGCTATTACAGTGGTAATGAAGTTTATGGTACTAATAATGAAATAAATGAAAGAGTAGAATACTTAGAAAATAAAGGTATAAAAATAAATATAGGTCATACAAACGTTTTACCAAATGTAGATGTTGTAATTCGTTCAACCGCAATAAAAGATGATAATCCAGAAATAATAGAAGCAAATAAAAGAGGAATTCCTGTTTTATATAGAATGGAATATTTAAACAACATATTAAAAAACAACTGGAGTATAGGTATAACAGGAACTGATGGAAAAACTTCAACAACAGCTATGGTTTCACAAATATTTAAGTATGCTAAAAAAGATCCGACAGTTTTTTTAGGTGGAATACACAACTTTCTTGAAGATGGAAATTTTAGAATAGGATCTGGACAAATAATAGCAGAAGTAGATGAGAGTGATGGATATATAAAAAAATCTCAATCTGATGTTGTAATAATAAATAACTTAAGACCTGATCATCTCGAACATTATAATAATGACTTTCAAAATCTTGAGAATTCCTTAAAACAATATGCAAAAAGAACAAGAGATATATTGTTTTTAAACGGAGATGATCCTATTTTATCAACGTGGAATTTAAATGTTCCACAATTATTATTTTTTGGACAAAACAATAATTGTGATTATATAATGAAAAACAGAAAAACAATGGGAAGATATCAAGAATTTGAAGTATATTATAAAGATAAATTTATTGGAAAAATAACCTTACCAATTCCTGGTGAACATTACGCTTACGATGCACTTGCAGCAACTGCACTTGCTATTGAATATGGTATAGATTTTAACACTATACATGAAGCATTATTTACATACAAAACAGTAAACAGAAGATTCAATATACTATACAGCAATTCAAGTATATTTGTAATTGATGACTATGCACATACACCTGATGAAATATCAATGACAATAGATGCAGCTAAAGAATATTTTCCAAATAAAAGAATAATAACTATATTTCAACCCCATAGATATACAAGACTTTATAGACATATGAAAGGTTTTATAAATGCCTTAGAAAAATCCGATGAAGTACTTGTATATAGAATATATTCAGCTTTTGAAAAACCTATTGAAGGTGTAGATGAAAGTAAAATAACAAATCTTTTAGACATAAATTCTAAATACTTTGATGATTCAAAAAAATTAATAAATCATTTAATCGATTATAACAACAGTGTACTACTCTTTGTTGGAGCAGGAGATATTACAAAAGTAGCAAATAAAGTTGGAAGAATATTTAAAAATAAAAACCATTAA